In the genome of Flammeovirga agarivorans, one region contains:
- the der gene encoding ribosome biogenesis GTPase Der — protein sequence MSKNANIVAIVGRPNVGKSTLFNRLVERRDAIMDNESGVTRDRHYGQAEWTGKKFTVVDTGGYVVGSEDTFEEAIREQVEIAIDEASVLLFVVDVNTGLTDLDRDFAQLLRRSQKPIYLVANKADSSEKVMHAVEFYELGMGDPMAIASASGFGTGDLLDEVVSNFPEEEEEEEEEIPRISVIGRPNVGKSSLTNLLLNKERSIVTDIAGTTRDAVDARYKAFGKEFILTDTAGLRRKTKAKDNVEFYSDLRTIKAIERSDVCVVVLDATRGIESQDLSIINLAIKNKKGVVIMVNKWDLIEKETNTARDFEKKIQERLGGASYIPIITTSVLEKQRISKIIDKAIEVFENRKMKVMTSALNEIIGREIDRRPPPAHRGHHIKVKYITQLPIHTPVFAFFSNYPRHVKGPYKSFLENKIREHFGFEGVPMGIVFKEK from the coding sequence ATGAGTAAAAACGCTAATATTGTCGCAATAGTAGGTAGACCAAACGTTGGTAAATCTACTTTATTTAATCGTTTGGTGGAACGCAGAGACGCTATCATGGATAATGAAAGTGGTGTAACGCGTGACCGACACTATGGACAGGCCGAATGGACGGGGAAAAAATTCACGGTTGTTGATACAGGTGGATATGTAGTAGGTTCTGAAGATACTTTTGAAGAAGCAATTCGCGAACAAGTAGAAATTGCTATTGATGAAGCTTCAGTATTACTATTTGTAGTAGATGTAAACACAGGTTTAACAGATTTGGATCGTGATTTTGCCCAACTACTGAGAAGAAGCCAAAAGCCAATCTATTTGGTGGCTAATAAGGCAGATTCATCAGAAAAGGTGATGCATGCTGTAGAGTTCTATGAACTTGGTATGGGTGATCCAATGGCCATTGCTTCTGCTTCTGGTTTTGGTACAGGTGATCTTCTTGATGAAGTAGTATCTAATTTCCCTGAAGAAGAAGAAGAGGAAGAAGAAGAAATTCCAAGAATCTCTGTGATCGGTAGACCAAACGTAGGTAAATCATCATTAACTAACCTTCTTTTAAATAAAGAAAGAAGTATCGTTACTGATATTGCTGGTACTACAAGAGATGCAGTAGATGCAAGATATAAAGCTTTCGGTAAAGAATTTATCCTTACTGATACAGCCGGACTAAGAAGAAAAACAAAGGCAAAAGATAACGTAGAATTCTATTCAGATTTACGTACGATCAAAGCTATTGAAAGATCAGATGTCTGTGTTGTTGTTCTTGACGCAACAAGAGGTATTGAGTCTCAAGACTTGAGTATCATTAATCTTGCTATTAAGAACAAGAAAGGCGTTGTCATCATGGTGAATAAATGGGATTTGATTGAGAAAGAAACTAACACTGCTAGAGATTTCGAAAAGAAAATTCAAGAGCGTTTAGGTGGAGCTTCTTATATTCCAATTATCACTACTTCAGTATTGGAAAAACAACGTATCTCAAAAATCATTGATAAGGCGATCGAAGTATTCGAAAACCGTAAGATGAAAGTAATGACTTCAGCATTGAATGAAATCATTGGTAGAGAGATTGACCGTCGTCCACCTCCAGCACACCGTGGTCACCATATCAAAGTGAAATATATTACGCAATTGCCTATTCATACTCCGGTATTTGCGTTCTTCTCAAATTATCCAAGACATGTAAAAGGACCTTATAAGTCTTTCTTGGAAAATAAAATTAGAGAGCATTTTGGTTTTGAAGGTGTACCAATGGGTATTGTATTCAAAGAAAAATAA
- a CDS encoding M28 family peptidase, with amino-acid sequence MIKTKMIIAALCCFALFSCGEGSSDNTSTEAVVKDNPIPVFNADSAYSYVQKQVDFGPRVPNTMAHDMCGAYIANELERFGAIVTEQPLMVTAYNGTTLNGKNIIGSINPDAKTRIILAAHWDTRHVSDQDEDASVHNQPVMGANDGGSGVGVLLEVARAINSFSTKPNIGVDIIFFDVEDYGRPAFEEDQSGDSGYCLGSKYWAANPHKEGYQAYYGILLDMVGAKNPTFLREGVSMYFAPRIVKKVWKTAERKGFGSMFLKQNGPQLTDDHLYVNEIAKIPMIDIIDLDPTGQHTFFEHWHTQDDTMENIDKKSLEAVGVTLLQVLYNE; translated from the coding sequence ATGATTAAAACAAAAATGATAATAGCAGCTTTATGTTGTTTTGCACTTTTCTCTTGTGGAGAAGGGAGTTCAGATAATACAAGTACTGAGGCTGTTGTTAAAGATAATCCTATACCGGTATTTAATGCAGATTCTGCATATAGCTATGTTCAAAAACAAGTAGACTTTGGTCCAAGAGTACCCAATACTATGGCTCATGATATGTGTGGAGCATACATAGCTAACGAGTTGGAGCGATTTGGTGCCATTGTGACAGAACAACCTTTAATGGTTACCGCTTATAATGGAACAACATTAAACGGGAAAAATATTATTGGTAGTATTAATCCAGATGCAAAAACAAGAATCATCTTAGCTGCACATTGGGACACAAGACATGTTTCTGATCAAGATGAGGATGCTTCTGTTCATAACCAACCCGTAATGGGAGCCAATGATGGTGGAAGTGGGGTAGGTGTTTTGCTAGAAGTAGCAAGAGCAATCAATTCTTTTTCAACTAAACCAAATATTGGTGTTGATATAATCTTCTTCGATGTAGAAGATTATGGTAGACCTGCATTTGAGGAAGATCAGTCTGGGGATTCTGGATATTGTTTGGGATCAAAATATTGGGCAGCCAATCCACATAAAGAAGGTTACCAAGCTTACTATGGTATTTTATTGGATATGGTTGGAGCAAAGAATCCAACTTTCTTAAGAGAGGGCGTATCAATGTATTTTGCTCCAAGAATAGTAAAGAAAGTTTGGAAAACTGCTGAAAGAAAAGGTTTCGGAAGTATGTTTTTAAAGCAAAATGGTCCTCAGTTAACAGACGATCATTTATATGTAAATGAAATTGCCAAGATCCCTATGATCGATATTATTGATCTTGATCCAACAGGACAGCATACATTCTTTGAGCACTGGCACACCCAAGATGATACAATGGAAAACATTGATAAAAAATCATTGGAAGCAGTTGGTGTTACATTATTACAAGTGTTATACAACGAGTAA
- a CDS encoding DUF2490 domain-containing protein — protein sequence MKKVIIFFLVLLINQISTAQDKNDKLGSWYVYNGFYKLSPKWELFFEGQLRTYEFISEPQSFFVRPFLSYYVKDDLQFGISQEYHSNWSEEAPDHPSINTSEYRTTLQAITTQHWGRVHLQHRYRYELRLIENDFKTRARYRLQVGIPLTDRTMKKGVVFTTFGNEILMDVTPNVNFNQNRSYCMLGYQLTPTLNLQSGYMYLSKNGHNNEHRFQLFITQKLKFYN from the coding sequence ATGAAAAAAGTTATAATCTTTTTCCTGGTTTTATTAATCAATCAAATCTCTACAGCCCAAGACAAAAATGATAAGTTAGGATCTTGGTATGTATATAATGGATTTTATAAGTTGAGTCCTAAATGGGAACTATTCTTTGAAGGACAATTACGTACCTATGAATTCATATCTGAACCTCAGAGCTTTTTTGTTAGGCCTTTTCTGAGTTATTATGTAAAAGATGATCTTCAGTTTGGTATTAGCCAAGAATATCATTCAAATTGGTCTGAAGAAGCTCCTGATCACCCATCAATTAATACCTCAGAATATAGAACAACCTTACAGGCTATAACCACTCAACATTGGGGCAGGGTTCATCTTCAGCATAGATATAGGTATGAGTTGAGGTTAATTGAAAACGATTTTAAGACAAGAGCAAGATATAGACTCCAAGTTGGAATTCCACTAACGGACCGTACTATGAAAAAGGGAGTTGTGTTTACAACTTTTGGTAATGAGATTCTGATGGATGTAACACCTAATGTGAATTTTAATCAGAATAGATCATATTGTATGTTGGGTTATCAGTTAACACCTACACTAAACCTTCAGTCAGGTTACATGTATCTATCCAAAAATGGACATAATAATGAACACAGGTTTCAGTTATTTATTACTCAGAAATTAAAGTTCTACAATTAA
- the aspS gene encoding aspartate--tRNA ligase, producing the protein MLRTHNCGELRESHIGQKVTLSGWAQAIRDKGGLIWIDIRDRYGITQLLIEDDGNAAAALLETARKVGREFVLQATGEVIERAAKNPNIPTGNIELRLSDLVILNEAQTPPFKIEDETDGGDELRMKYRYLDIRRNPVREKLILRHKIAQEVRRYLSDQDFIEVETPVLIKSTPEGARDFLVPSRMNPGEFYALPQSPQTFKQLLMVGGMDRYFQIVKCFRDEDLRADRQPEFTQIDCEMAFVDREDIINNFEGMMRHLFKMVKNIELPEFPRMEYADAMRDYGSDKPDTRFEMKFVDLNDVAQNKGFKVFDSAEIVLGICAKGCASYTRKQVDELTKWVQRPQIGAKGLVYVKCNEDGSFKSSVDKFYSQDDLKAWAEKAGAEAGDLLLVLSGELDTTRKQMCELRLEMGERLGLRNRQEFSPLWVVNFPMFEKDEETGHYHAMHHPFTSVLPEDAEILKTDRYNARANAYDMVINGVEVGGGSIRIHDKGDQANMFDALGFTPEEAQEQFGFLMNAFEYGAPPHGGIALGFDRLCSLFGGVDSIRDFIAFPKNTSGRDVMIESPSAADAQQLKDLSIQLDIKE; encoded by the coding sequence ATGCTTAGAACGCATAACTGCGGAGAACTCCGTGAAAGCCATATTGGGCAAAAGGTGACATTGAGCGGATGGGCACAAGCTATTCGTGATAAAGGTGGTTTAATCTGGATTGACATTCGTGACCGTTACGGTATCACTCAGTTGTTAATTGAAGATGATGGTAATGCAGCTGCAGCACTATTAGAAACTGCTCGTAAAGTGGGTCGTGAGTTTGTATTACAAGCTACAGGTGAAGTAATCGAAAGAGCGGCTAAAAACCCTAATATCCCTACTGGTAATATTGAGTTGCGTTTAAGCGATTTAGTAATTTTGAATGAGGCTCAAACTCCTCCATTCAAAATTGAAGACGAAACAGATGGTGGTGATGAGCTTCGTATGAAGTATCGTTACTTAGATATTCGTCGTAATCCTGTTCGTGAAAAATTAATTTTACGTCACAAGATTGCACAAGAAGTTAGAAGATACTTATCAGATCAAGATTTTATTGAAGTAGAAACTCCTGTTTTAATTAAGTCTACTCCTGAAGGTGCTCGTGACTTCTTAGTACCATCAAGAATGAACCCAGGTGAATTTTATGCTTTACCTCAATCACCTCAAACATTTAAGCAGTTATTGATGGTAGGTGGTATGGACCGTTACTTCCAAATTGTTAAATGTTTCCGTGATGAAGATTTACGTGCTGACCGTCAACCTGAGTTTACTCAAATTGACTGTGAAATGGCATTCGTTGATCGTGAGGATATCATCAACAACTTTGAAGGAATGATGCGTCACCTTTTCAAAATGGTGAAAAACATCGAACTTCCTGAATTCCCAAGAATGGAGTATGCTGATGCTATGCGTGACTATGGTTCGGATAAGCCTGATACTCGTTTCGAAATGAAATTCGTAGACTTAAACGATGTAGCTCAAAACAAAGGATTCAAAGTATTTGATTCTGCTGAGATTGTTTTAGGTATCTGTGCTAAAGGTTGTGCATCATACACTCGTAAGCAAGTGGATGAGTTAACGAAGTGGGTACAACGTCCTCAAATCGGAGCAAAAGGTCTTGTTTATGTGAAATGTAACGAAGACGGTTCATTCAAATCTTCTGTAGATAAATTCTACTCACAAGACGACTTGAAAGCATGGGCTGAAAAAGCAGGTGCTGAAGCAGGCGACTTACTATTAGTTTTATCTGGTGAGTTGGATACTACGCGTAAGCAAATGTGTGAGCTTCGTTTAGAAATGGGTGAGCGTTTAGGTTTAAGAAACCGTCAAGAATTCTCTCCACTTTGGGTTGTGAACTTCCCAATGTTCGAAAAAGACGAAGAAACTGGTCATTACCATGCAATGCACCACCCATTCACTTCAGTTCTTCCAGAAGATGCTGAAATCTTGAAAACTGATCGTTACAATGCGCGAGCAAATGCTTACGATATGGTCATCAACGGTGTTGAAGTTGGTGGTGGTTCAATCCGTATCCATGATAAAGGGGATCAAGCAAATATGTTCGATGCACTTGGATTTACTCCAGAAGAAGCACAAGAGCAATTTGGTTTCTTAATGAACGCGTTCGAATATGGTGCTCCTCCTCACGGTGGTATCGCTTTAGGTTTCGACCGTCTTTGTTCATTATTTGGTGGTGTGGATTCTATCCGTGACTTCATCGCATTCCCGAAAAACACTTCAGGTAGAGATGTAATGATCGAGTCTCCATCAGCTGCTGATGCTCAACAATTAAAAGACTTAAGTATCCAATTGGATATTAAAGAATAG